DNA sequence from the Peromyscus eremicus chromosome 7, PerEre_H2_v1, whole genome shotgun sequence genome:
tatttttttaccatttttatttttgtgtgtatgggtttgtgcatgtgttcagtgtctgaagaggccagaagagggcgtcagatcctagAGCTGGGTTTATAGGTGTTGGTTAGCTGCCtgctgggggtgctgggaaccaaacccaggtcctctggaagagcagcaggtactttaaccactgagccatctctctagcccgtggggttttattttcttaatttatttatttttgttttttgagacagggtttcactgtgtagccctggctgtcctggaactagctctgtagaccaggctggcctcaaactcagagatcctcctgcctctgcctcccaagtgctgggataaaaggtgtatgccaccactgccaggcttattttcttttcttttttttttttttttttttgtttgtttgtttttgtttttttgtttttttcgagacagggttgctctgtgtagctttgcgcctttcctagaactcacttggtagcccaggctggcctcgaactcacagagatccgcctggctctgcctcccgagtgctgggactaaaggcgtgcgccaccaccgcccggccaggcttattttcttaatttaaaaaacaaaacacaaccagtgttgtggcacatgactttaatcccaggaggtagaggcagtgggatctctgagtttgaggccagcctggtttacagagcaagttccaggacagccagcgctacagagaaaccctgtcttgtaaaaagaaatagtttttttaaaaaaaatctgattataaattaaaaaataaaataaagcataggTACATGACTGACCAGCTTTCCCCCAATTAACataaagaacaaatgaaacaGCTACAAGGTCTTTGTTAATTACTCCTATCGTTGAATTAGAGCCCCTTCGCTTCAGTTTGAAAGTCCCCCTCCTTCCCAAATGGCCTGAGCTTATCTGGATCTGCTTTCAAGCCTCAGCTCCTGTTTATGTATACCATGGAGCCAGGCGTCTGTCCTCATGGGGTCCTCCTGTGGAGAGATCATTAGTCCTGTGTCCTATGTCTACAAGGAGAAGCTATTAACATAGACAGCCACCCCCCTCAGTGGAGTGTCACCCTTCATATCTGGCCAACAGGACTACAAATGTTTGTAGAGGCTCTGCCCTCACTAACAGTATCAGTCATACCTGCAACGTGAGGTCACAGGTCTGTGCTGAGGCTCTCCGAGGAAGCTGACTACAGCAGCTCCAGGAACTCAGGATTTTGGATTTCTGAGAGTAAGGTGAGTCACTAAGTTGAGGAGTTAGGCAGGGAGGGGTAGAAGGAGGTGGTGAGCTTGAAGATGAGTAAAGGTCCTTGCCTGAGGTTTATTAACTTTATGAATCTATGCTAATAGCCCCACAGGAAGCACCTAGTGTTAGGGTCCAGTACCCGAGCAGACAAGAGAGTGTGAGGGAAGGGAGCAGCAGGGTGGGTGTctgatgtgtggatggatgggtgaacaCAGCCTTTCATGGGCAGGAAGAGGTGTCCAGAGGCATCGTCGGTGTGAATGGGATGGAAGGTCATTGTTCTGATTATGAAGAAGAGTTTGCTAGCATTTGACATGTGAAATGAGAATACacagggcatgtgtgtgtgtgtgtgtgtgtgtgtgtgtgtgagagagagagagagagagagagagagagagagagagagagagagagagagaatgagagagagagagagagagagagagagagagagagagagagagagagagagagagactcagactgtagttctggctggcctggatctgtATCTAGAGCagactggcttgaactcacagaagtctgctCACCTCTGCTTCCCTTTGATCCGGTGTCCAAAGTGGGGAGACATTCGTGTCTCTTCTCAGGcatttgtatctgttgagaaGGTACAGTGGATAATCAGTGCCATGACAAAGGAGAAAAGCCACTGCGGTTGGGTATTGCTGGGGAAGATGAGTTGTTTCAGTTAATCAAGAAGAATTTTGAGCACTTCCTGTTAGAAAGCCCAGGTGGAGGCAGAGTTAGCTGTGGGGTTATGGTTTCTCCTCCACTATGGAACCCACTTCCTGAGAGAGTGTGGCAGCTAGGAAGTCTGACCAAGAAATAGGAAACAGTGACAGAGTGTACAGAAGCCATCAGACAGATTTGACCTGTGAGTTAGTCATATCTGGTTTCGCTTGCgcgcatatgtatatgtgtgtgtgtgtgtgtgtgtgtgtgtgtgtgtgtgtgtgttgtgtgtggtgtgtgtgtgtacacgcacgcgcatgtggaggacagaagttGGTGTCAGGTGTCTTTTTCCAGACCTCTGTACTCTAGAGTCTTTTGAGACACTGAATCCAGAGCTCCCCagttggccaggctggctggccgtATTTCTTCTCCCCACACCCCTGGAATTGGGTCAAGCACATGTGCCTGGCTTGTCGCGTGGGTGTCCGGGAATCTGAacgcaggtcttcatgcttgcacagtaagtgTTTTATGGACTGAGCCGTCTCCTGTGAGCTGCAGGTGTGCTCGAACACGAACATGATCAAGACAAACGAAATTGCTTAAAATCCAAGTGAGAAGAGGGAGGGGCCAGGCCTTAGCCCtgagcagagaggctgcaacCACCTAGCTCCGGGAGTCACCAGTCATACCTTGTCCCGTCCCTCTTTGTGTGCAAATTTTTTTTCactgagacaaaaatctcaactCAGGTCGGCTCCAAACTCAAGATCTTCCTGCACCCCTTCCAAGTTTCACTCCCCTTCCTACGCTTCCCATTTCccatttatgttttctctttccttcctcttatttttggagacagtctcactatgtagccctggttggctgaGAGCTCAGTGTAtatatagaccaggttagccCCCAGACTCATGggcaatcctcctgtccctgcttttggaatgctgggattgcaggcctgtgcGGCCACGCCCAGCTGACCCTTCTTTTGTTGACAGGTTTTGGTTTATATGGTCTGTTGTGTTTACAGTGACCTGTCTTACTGTCATGTCATTTGGAGTTCCCTTCTTTGTGGCTCCACAGCGTGTATGTTAAGCTAAATCTAGGCTGAGAGgtagctcagcatttaagagcactgactgctagagaacctgggtttgattcccagcaccaacatggtggcgcACAACCCGCtataacttcaattccaggggacccagtgccctcttctggcttccatgggtactgcacacatgtggtgcaaaCTTACACCgaggcacacactcatacaacaaaactagaacaaacaaaaagacaacagCCCTAAactgttatttatttactattcCAACAGCATCTCATCCAACAGTTATTTGGTTCTTGGGGACAGTGAACACTGAATACCCTTCCTCATTACCCCTAGACACAGAAGCACTGCGTGAGAGCCAGGCAAGGTGGTGCATTCtgtctgtaatccaagcacttgggaagtggagacaggaagatcaggaggtcTAATATAACCTGAGCTAcctgagaccttgcctcaaaaataaacaaacaaaaatccccgacagccagacaggcaggcaagcaggcagacaaaCCTCCAAACAAATAGAAGTATTCATTGACCAGAATATTGTCACtttgtcttccagaggacctaggttcaattcctgcACCTACATatcagttcacaactgtcttaactccaagatctgacaccctcacacagatatatgtgcaggcaaaacatcaatacacataaaataaaaataaataaattattaaaaatgtgtgtgtcatCAGCCTTGTTTGGCGAGTACTTCATCCAcggagccatcccaccagccctaATTCTAATATTTCTGGTGAATGTTGCTAACTCCGTTTCTTTGTGTCTTACAGGTGAAGTACCGAGTCCTTCATCATGTCGGATGGGGATTATGACTACCTCATCAAGTTTTTGGCCTTGGGAGACTCTGGAGTGGGGAAGACCAGTGTACTTTACCAGTATACAGATGGGAAATTCAACTCCAAATTCATCACCACAGTGGGCATTGATTTCAGGGAAAAGAGAGTGGTAAGTTCTACATCCTTCCTAAGAATCTAATCTGAGTCAGCACATTAATAGGCCTATTTAGTTTGCTTTGTAGGACTTAAGAAACCAAAGGTTGGGACCTAAAATTAGAATACGGAGGAAAcgggggctgggtgtggtggtgtacgcctttaatcccagcactctggaggtaagcagatctctgggagtttgagagCAGTAAGGTCtataaagaaagtaaataaatcagtAAGAAAGGGTGTTGTGCTCAGTCCATGGAAGGTAACTGGGAACCTTCAGGACACTTCATAGAAAACTCTTTGGCTACAATTAAAGTGCatattacttttctcctttaaaaaaatacttatttttaattatgtgtctgtgtgtgtcccaATGAGtgtatgttttctctctctctctctctctctctccctccctccctccctccctccctccctccctccccctctccccctccttcctttccgtTCCTCAACAGAGtcttcttactatgtagccaaggctagcctggaacctaCTATTTATCCTTGGTTGGTCTAGAGCTCACGatgatttgcctgtctctgtctctttataaAGCCATtagtttttatatgtatttaattatttattgtatatatgtgtgtgctgtggttcATGTATAGgaatcagaagacaatttgtgggagttggttgtCTTTACCATGTGGAGCCTAGGGATTGAAATAAGGCTGCCAGGctgggtggcaagcacctttacctgctgagccatctcactggtctctagaaaatcattttttttttgagacagatttctttgtgtaacagccctagctgtcctggaactcgctttgtagaccaggctggcctcaaactcacagagatcaggctgcctctgcttcccgggtgctgggattaaagacgtgcgccaccatgcccataaaattattttaagagcaCTTTCTAAAGATGAGGTaagggaaacccacagaaagtCAATGTTTCTTGAAATGAGTGCTTGAGGGGACACTGGGAGAAAGCAAATTGACTGTTATTTTGGCATAAATCATTGtattatttacatatttcatAATACATTTCTAacataatacacatatatttaaatgttttttaatttcatctggggcagtggtcacacacacctttaatctcagcactcaggaggcagaggcaggtggatctctgaatatgaggccagcctggtctacagagtgagatccaggacagccaggactatacagagaaaccctgccttgaaaaaatttaatataaaactatttgtttttaaatttttaccatttttgtttttttgaagacagggacTCATAAAttcttggctggcctcaaattcagttcgatatacagctgaggatgacctttttgtccttctgtctcttgcctcccaagtgctgggattgcagccgTGTGCAACCAGGCCtggttttgtggtgctgaggacagaaccTAGAGCTTCATGGATGCTGGCAAagactgtaccaactgagctacacccccagctagGTAGATGTTTTAGGAGGAGGTACCACTGTCCAAGTACAATTATTGCAACGAAGCACAAACCTATCAGGGACTTAGTTCTCTTGAGAAGTGTAGATGCTTTGGGGTTTGGTGCTGAACAGAAAGTCAGGAAGAGCCCACCCATCTCAGAATCTCTGCTGGTTTATCTTTGCTTTGATGTCTTAGGTGTACAGAGCTAATGGACCAGATGGAGCTGTGGGCCGAGGCCAGAGAATCCACCTGCAGTTATGGGATACGGCGGGGCAGGAGAGGTATGTGCTCCTCAGTGATCTCTCCACACTGCCCTGGGCAGGGCAAGGGCAGCCAATTGGCTCATCTGCACCTGGTAAGAGGAGCTACCGGATCAGTCTGTTGTCAGCCTGAGGTGACAGTGACGGGCATATTTCCTGTGAGATCAAAGGAGATGTGAATCTCCTTGAGATGAAACCTTCTTATTTGGGACTCATCCTTTTTTTCTCCCGTTTTAGGCTCCCCCCATTGCCTTTTGCTGTTTGCTCACCTGTAAGGGAGTCAGTCCTAAGGCTGCTTGCTTGTTCTTATCTGATACTGAAGCCTGGTGAAACACCCGATCGGAATGAATTAATCTGGTCACAGGTTACTTAACTAAAATAAACCATGTGACATCTTGGTGCAAGGCTGCTTTCAGTCAGCTACAGCCTGTGATTTCTCTTAGTCTCCTTGAAGGATtttttcccgtgtgtgtgtgtgtgtgtgtgtgtgtgtgtgtgtgtgtgtgtgtgcgttccTGTGGTATGCAGGCATGTGTGATGTGGGGGCCCAAGGTAGACATCAGGACTCTTCTTTGACTGCTCTCTTCCTTATTCATTGAGGCGGGATTGCTCGCCCGAACCCAGTGCTCGCAGACACAGCTGATCTGCAGCTTGTTTTGagccactgcctctgccttctgtgcgctggagttacaggtcgtCTGCTGTGCCCACCTGACATTTATATGAGATCTGAGGATCCAAACGCTGGATCTCAAGCTTGTATAGGAAgcgctttaaccactgagccatctccccagccctctttaaAGGGTTTAAAAAAACCATAGAAATCTCCAAGGGCATACAAAAGTGAAGAGGAGATTCCATTGAATCTATGTCATTTTACTGTTTCAATAATTGCCATCTGTGGCCAATCTTATTTCTTATACCCCCTTAACACTTCTCCCTCTCGCCCTCCTTACCACCTGGAGGGCAAATTCTAGATCTCATACCATGCCACTTGTAGCTGTTTTGGTTTGTGTCTGTAAACAATGAAGACTTTTTGTAGGAACATTGAATAAAATAGTTGAGAAAAACCTACTGTTTCTGAAGAGCTGGTTAATGCATACCATGTCCTTCTGTGGAGCCTGCCTGTCAGTTAGAGACTGTGCGTTTAGGCAAAATGAGAGGAAGCCGTAAGAGGAAAGAGACAGCAGGTAAAGCCGTCGGAGGAAGAGAATGCCAGGAAAGAGTTGAGTCCACCTCAACAGGGTCCCCATTTTAGAGTTAATGAAAAGGTTGTCAGAGAGAAGAGACTTCTACAGAGCCTGAAGTGAGACCAAGGATTGCCTCGTAGTGTAGTGTCATGAAATCTCCCCAGGAGGAAAACACACATGGCTAGCACTGTTGGCCCCGGGAACTCATGGTTGTCCAGTGATTTCCTGGCTGAGACTAAGGTTACAAGGCAGTTCTCCAGTCCATGGGGCTCAGTGTTCAATAACACGTTCTGTTCACGTTGAAGTCTTGGGAGTGGTAAACACGGGTTTGGGTGAGCATCGTGGGAATTACTGATGAATCTTTGTAGAAGGCAGAGGGTGTCGCTGGCGGCTTTACATTTCAGGAGTGGGGCCACGACTTGGTGACCGTCTGTTTTTGTACCCTAGGTTTCGTAGCTTGACCACTGCGTTCTTCAGGGATGCTATGGGTTTCCTGCTACTGTTCGACCTGACAAACGAGCAAAGTTTCCTCAATGTTCGAAACTGGATAAGTAAGTATCGCCGTTTCCCAGGCCCTGCTCTGCTCCTGAGGCCTTGTTCTGCTCCGGGCCCTGCTCTGCACTGCCCCGAGTGGACTGGACACCATGTTATGTCTTTTCCTGAAAACAGCTCAGGTCCAAGGCTGCAAAGAGTAAGCTTAGGGCCACAGATGACTGACATtccctgcttctctcctttgCTCCCCAGGAGCTACCCTATCTCTGCTGGGAATCCTTCCATGtcctctgggtgtgtgtgtgtgtgtgtgtgtgtgtgtgtgtgtgtgtgtgtgtgtaagagaagaGCCTAGAGGTGAgccagccctgtgtgtgtgtgtgtgtgtgtgtgtgtgtgtgtgtgtgtgtgtgtgtgaagagcccAGAGGTGAGCCAGCCCTGTGTAGGAGCCTGAACAGAGTGCTGAGTCCTCTGGGCCCACATGATTGGAATTGGGTCACCGTCTGTCTCCCTGAAGTTAAAGGACTCAGCAGGTCATGTCTAGAGCCAGGATGATTGTGATTTATTAAGCGGCgcagtgttatttattaagtggtgctGTTTACTGTGCGAGAAAAgtcatgaggcacaacaaaacccactacacgagtttattaagggaataaAGAGGGGGTGTGCATAGCCTATGGAGTGATTgtccaggaagagagggaaggaataggtggaacccaCTTTTAAGGTTCCCCGACTCCTGCACcccgcacatgcgcatatgggcttacatagctacaccacgcatgcgcATGGATTACATGCTCACGCAGcacatggattatgtaggacTAAGGCCccaggatgactaagcatcttgcctggctactggacagagcatgtgtggtcatgtagccaagggagtggccaggaattctaaCATTGATTCCTAACAGAACTTTTAGGTAGTCTAAGCCTCCAAACTCACGCATTTCCCTTTTCACTTTTAACCTTTTTCTTTCACTCTGTTGTAAATCCCTCTATTTTCCCGTCTTTCTGACAGGCTAGAgttgtttattttacttatttatttacattttaattttatgtgtgtattttactTGCATGTCTGTGCACTCGTGTGTGcagtgtttgtggaggccagaagagggcgtcagatgccctgggactgaaattacagacagttgtgagccaccatgtggatgctggactagaacctgggtcctcaaaAAAAGcacccagtgcttttaaccattgttCCAGACTCCAAGTTacgtttatttttttaaaacccgGAAAGAAATAACTTCCATGAAATTTTCCATGATCATCTTAGCTGGAATATTCCCTCTCTTATTAATGACTGctattttactttattgttttaaaacataTCCGATCTTTACCATATCTCACCTCAGGCTGCAGGTGTTTAGGTATGCCCTTCTTTAGAGAAAAATTTCAGATAACTAATTTACTTCATTACCCATTACttcataattttcattgtttcatgAAATAAAGAATcattatgaaataatttcattacGAAAATTTAGAGATGAGAACAATAACCTCAGCTGGGCATAGTAGCaaatggctttaatcccagcacttgggaagcagacacaggaggatctctgtgagttcaaggccagtctggtctacagagtgagttccaggacagccaggactacacagagaaactctgtctggaaaatcCTCcccctagagagagagagagagagagagagagagagagagagagagagagagagagaaatgacatCTCAGAGACTCACCAACATAGACACTGTGAACTGTTACTTAGTCTTAGAAGTGCTTTGCTTTATTAACTGAGTGTGCCTATGTGTCTGAGTCTCTTGGAGGGCGGTCCCCCCACATCCGTGTTCCTGGTCAGTAGATGTTGGGTAGGACCTAGAATTTGCATTTCCAGTAAATTCTCAGGGGATGCTGAGGCTGCTAGCCCACACACCTTACCCAGAGACCCAGTGAATTAGTTAATCTTCCCCTTGACCCTGGAAAGTAAGTACTGTTGTGATCATTTATAGATAAGGAAGCTAAGGTGGTCAGATAACTTCTGGAGGAGGGGGATGGGGATAGGGGTGGTGGGCACAGCCAGCAACAGGGCAAGAGAGTCCTGCTTCAACTCTAGGAGATGCTCCTAACCATGGGAGTGGACATTGAAGGTGCTAAGGGAGCACAGAGGAGACCAGCAGAGGAGACAATGGAGCCACTCTTGAAGGAAGTTGTGTCTGGGCATTAAAGAGTGTGGGGACTGCACACTAACAACCTGAGGGGGGAGGAGGCCTGGCTTGCGCAGGAAACAGGGCCTGGGCAGGTCTTGTGACCTAAGTTATCCCCTGAAGGCAAAAGACAAAATCCCGAAATTCAGGCCTGTGTTAATGCTTGGGGAaacttcctcctccttcaccttCTCTCGATAAGATATATATGACCTGACTTTGTGGGGAGGAACTAGAGTGTCAACACTCCTAGCTGATagtgagaaaacacacacagggTCATGCTCCCCGAGACCGCGGATTGTGAAAGTTCAGCTGCTCCAGTTCTGTTCTGGAGTGTGAGGAGAGAGAAGTtgggttttattttccttctttggaagATGGAGCTACTTAGCACCCTggagctctttttcttttcttttctttttttttttttaagatttcatttttatgacCTTTTAAAccttgtgtctgtgtgggtagctgcatgtgagtgcaggtgccccgGGAGGCCAGTGTAGCTGCTGGTGGTCAGCCACCTGAAGTGAGTGGTGgtgagaacagaacccaggtcttcgggaagagcaacatgtgctcttaaccactgagtcctctctccagcccctctcttccttttcataACTAAGCCTAGCTAAAGGATTTTAGATGAAAGGATATAAAAGTTATAGATTATGACTGTAGCACCCTTCTTCTCCTTGGTCTTGGTGACAGTCATTTTACTATTTACTCTGTCTTCTTATGTCATCAATGAAAGAATGATAAAATGATAAACGGCACTGGTTGCAGCCTGCGGCGCTGGTTACCGtgtggaaaggtcacggtcacgacagaacccagtgttagttttcagagctttattaggagggaagcGGGAGAGGACCGggcctggggaggagagagagagagggtggggtctgcgtcCAGCTTTTAAGGTGCATACATAGTCGCCagtgcacactgatgatgtaagacgcaagaccctgacctggagtgagggcagaatcctAACCATCAAACCATAGTTACTGTTTGTgtaagacaaggtcttgctgtgtagcccaggctatctctgaactcacagagcctctgGTCTCAGCCtcatcacacccagcttcttaATTGTTTTCAATAGACTGGTCCTGCCTTGGGAGGACACAGAAGTATGAAAAGCATTTCAGATGTAACTAGGTTCGAttatagaaatatatttcttAGAGCTGGAAATCCAGCTCAATTGGTAGGTGTTTAGCACACATGAAGCCCTAGTTACCATCTCCAGCACCCTATAAACTGTCCTGTACTACATACCTGTAATTCTGTAATTCCCTCAGGAGATGGGAGCAGTAAGGGCATCCTTGGCTATgcagtgagctggaggccagccttcAGGGATACGggatgtctcaaaaaacaaaaaaccaattctTTACAAATATTACTACTgttgagagaaaataaaataagtgacaAGCAGGGGCTTCAGATTAGTAAaacacagccaggcggtggtggcacatgcctttaatcccagcacctgggaggcagaggcaggcggatctctgtgagttcgaagcctgcatggtctacagagtgagatccaggacaggctacaaagctacacagagaaaccctgcctcaaaaaaccaaaaaaaagaagaaaaaaaaagattagtgaaacacatacacacacacacacactttaagggTTATTGTATTCTTCCATCTCTCTCTGATGTGTGTGTTAAGGACAGGACTAATAATCTATTCAGTTTTAAAGATTACACTATTGATGCTTTGAAACATTCTATCAGCTCTTTACCTCTGTATGTGCATATGCCGTTTTCAGAAGCACTTTTGCACATATTTTCTATTGGTCTCGTGTTTACATCATGACTACTATAACAAACTCTTCTGTACCTCAGGCCAGCTGCAAATGCATGCATACTGTGAGAACCCGGATATAGTGCTGTGTGGGAATAAGAGTGACCTGGAAGACCAGAGGgcagtgaaggaggaggaagccagggaACTGGCAGAGAAGTATGGGTGAGTATTCCTGCTGTGGGGTCTGGAGCAAACATCGGAACAGAAACAAAGTATGGGTGAGTATTCCTGCTGTGGGGTCTGGAGGAAACATCGGAACAGAAACAAAGTATGGGTGAGTATTCCTGCTGTGGGATCTGGAGGAAACATTGGAACAGAAACATTAACCTGTGAGCGAGTAACCGAAGTGACAAAGTGAGGAAATAACATAAAAAGCTTAGCTTTTGGCCTTGAGAGGTGTCAAAtgcctcatatttttttttttttttttttttttttttttttttttttggtttttcgagacagggtttctctgtgtagctttgcgcctttcctgggactcacttggtagcccaggctggcctcgaactcacagagatcctcctggctctgcctcccgagtgctgggattaaaggcgtgcgccaccaccgcccggctccaaatgCCTCATATTTCACACGAGTATCACAGTGGGAGTTATAGAAGAAACGTGGGGTGGTGTGTCCTCTGTTGTCTTGGTCCCCTTTTGTATCTCTTAGAATTTGAGTGCAGACATACTGACTGTAGGGCCTTCTGTCCAACATGCAAACAGAAgaatcttctttatttttatttatttatttaattatttttttgaggcagggtttctctgtgtagcccttgttcTCCTGGtctactcactctgtagaccaggctggccttgaactcagaggtcaacttgcttctgactcctgagccctgggattaaaggctggctaaCAGAAGACTCTTAGAATAAGGAAATCCTCTGTGTTCAACAAGGAAATTTCAAAACCACTTTACATGCTGTTGCAGAGTCCTGGCAATTGAGAAGGCCTTATTAGGTATCACAGAGCAGGCGTTGACTTTGACTAGGGGGAGGTGAAGATGCCCTTTGGTTTAGGCTGATTTCAAGTGGAGGGCCAGAAAACAGTCTTCCTCCTTCAGCTTGTGGAGTAGGTTCGTGGAGGCACCACAGGGCTTGCACGTGAAAGGAGAGGGTGAACTCTCCAGAGAAGTTATTGCTTCATTTTACTTCCCTCTCCTGAATTATGAGGATGCAAATGTAGACCTAACGCTGCTCACTATTAGAAGTAGgaggcaaggaaaaaaaaaaaaagactgtcccAGCTTCattagctgggtagtggtggcgcatgcctttagtcccagcactgggaggcagaggcaggtggatctctgtgagttcgaggccaagcctgggctaccaagtgagttccaggaaagacgcaaacattgctcaaaaaaacaaaaaaggaaaaaaaaaaaaagaagtaggaggcagggatggagggAGTGCTCAGCAGTTGAGAATGCTTGCTTCACAACCACAAGCACCAAAGTGTGGACCTCATCACCCACGTTACAATCTGGGTGTCTGGTGCATGCCTAGAACCCCAGCtctgagggaggcagagacaggatcactggggcttgctggcttccagcctggTTGAGAAGATGTGAatcccaggttcagggagagaccctgccttaaaagacagagagagaaagagggggacacctgacacccttttctgccTTGCACactttcatgcacacacatgtgcatacaatcacatacacataaacaaatcttCAGTagtcacaagcaggaagcagttttttttttttttttttgagacaaggtctcttgtagaccagactgaccttggacTTCATATGTACCTTGAATTCCTGAAGCTCCTGTCTCTACatcccaagtgcttagattacagATCTGATTCACCAAGCCTAGTTTTACTCagagctggggactgaacccagagctccgttcatgctaggcaaatgctctaccaggAGAGCCGCGTCCCCAGCGCGGAGGTGGGATTTAGAAGGGATGAGACAAGAGATCACACCGGTCTTAGGGTCTTACAGGTGGGGTGCTAACCCGATAGTTTAGGTATCCAGGGAAGAACCATTGACTGTGTGATTTCTGCT
Encoded proteins:
- the Rab27a gene encoding ras-related protein Rab-27A, with protein sequence MSDGDYDYLIKFLALGDSGVGKTSVLYQYTDGKFNSKFITTVGIDFREKRVVYRANGPDGAVGRGQRIHLQLWDTAGQERFRSLTTAFFRDAMGFLLLFDLTNEQSFLNVRNWISQLQMHAYCENPDIVLCGNKSDLEDQRAVKEEEARELAEKYGIPYFETSAATGTNISQAIEMLLDLIMKRMERCVDKSWIPEGVVRSNGHTSADQLSEEKEKGICSC